The following are encoded together in the Candidatus Poribacteria bacterium genome:
- a CDS encoding type II toxin-antitoxin system HicB family antitoxin: protein MNTMTYKEYTAQIVYSEEDGCFIGDIVGIRDIVCFHGDSLEEIRIAFEESVDDYLLTCQEFNRSPQKPVSSEEAAD from the coding sequence ATGAATACAATGACATATAAAGAATATACTGCTCAGATCGTCTATAGTGAAGAGGACGGTTGTTTCATCGGAGATATTGTGGGTATTCGTGATATCGTCTGTTTTCACGGCGATTCTCTGGAAGAGATCCGCATCGCTTTTGAAGAATCCGTTGATGATTATCTCTTAACGTGTCAAGAATTCAACCGTTCGCCACAGAAGCCTGTTTCCTCGGAAGAAGCGGCGGATTGA